In a single window of the Mycobacterium sp. 050128 genome:
- a CDS encoding MarR family winged helix-turn-helix transcriptional regulator, which translates to MDNVVDTANVALHQGLGADLLAVVARLNRLATQRIQMPLPAAQARLLATVEVHGEARIGDLAAVDHCSKPTMTTQVRRLEDAGLVSRTVDPGDARAVRIRITPEGRRTLNAVRADRAAAIEPQLAMLEPADREVLAEAVQVLRRLLDNAAATPRRNTL; encoded by the coding sequence ATGGACAACGTTGTCGACACCGCAAACGTCGCGCTGCACCAGGGGCTGGGCGCAGACCTGCTGGCTGTGGTCGCGCGGCTGAACCGACTGGCAACGCAACGCATCCAGATGCCGCTGCCTGCGGCACAGGCCAGACTGCTTGCGACCGTCGAGGTGCACGGAGAAGCGCGCATCGGTGACCTCGCCGCCGTCGACCACTGCTCTAAACCCACTATGACCACGCAGGTGCGTCGACTCGAGGACGCCGGCCTGGTTAGCCGAACCGTCGACCCCGGCGATGCCCGTGCGGTCCGGATCCGCATCACCCCCGAAGGGCGACGCACCCTGAACGCGGTTCGGGCCGACCGCGCCGCCGCGATCGAACCGCAGCTGGCAATGCTCGAGCCCGCCGATCGCGAGGTGCTCGCCGAGGCCGTCCAGGTGCTGCGCCGGCTGCTCGACAATGCTGCGGCGACCCCGCGCCGCAACACACTGTGA
- a CDS encoding ATP-binding cassette domain-containing protein, producing the protein MSGGQLQRLALAGALAREPALLIADEVTSMIDQQGRDALLGVMSGLTKRHRTALVHITHFDNEAASADRTINLSESSDNTAVVGSADAPVSSHAAWQRHNAGAIELIGVGHEYASGTPWAKTALRDINFVAEQGDGVLIHGDNGSGKSTLGWIMAGLTIPTTGSCLIDGEPTHEHVGEVALAFQSARLQLMRSHVNLEVASAAGFSHEDEDRVAAVLGLVGLQPALAQRRIDQLSGGQMRRVVLAGLLARSPRALILDEPLAGLDVASQRGLLTLLERLRREQGLTLVVISHDSIGMEGICPRMLHLRDGVLETVSTTTGGVA; encoded by the coding sequence TTGTCCGGCGGGCAGCTGCAGCGCCTGGCGCTGGCCGGGGCACTTGCCCGAGAACCCGCCCTGCTGATCGCCGACGAGGTCACCTCGATGATCGATCAGCAGGGCCGCGACGCCTTGCTGGGCGTCATGTCGGGCCTCACCAAACGGCACCGGACTGCCCTGGTGCACATCACCCACTTCGACAACGAGGCTGCGTCCGCGGACCGCACCATCAATCTCAGCGAATCCTCGGACAACACCGCCGTGGTGGGCAGCGCGGATGCACCGGTGTCGAGTCACGCTGCCTGGCAACGGCATAACGCGGGAGCGATCGAGCTGATCGGCGTCGGGCACGAATATGCCAGTGGCACACCGTGGGCCAAGACTGCGTTGCGCGACATCAACTTTGTCGCCGAGCAGGGTGACGGTGTCTTGATCCACGGCGATAACGGCTCGGGCAAGTCGACACTGGGGTGGATCATGGCCGGATTGACCATCCCCACCACCGGCTCCTGCCTGATCGACGGCGAGCCCACCCACGAGCACGTCGGCGAGGTGGCGTTGGCATTCCAGTCGGCCCGCCTGCAATTGATGCGCAGCCACGTCAACCTGGAAGTGGCTTCGGCAGCGGGCTTTTCGCATGAAGACGAAGACCGTGTCGCCGCGGTATTGGGTTTGGTCGGGTTGCAGCCCGCGTTGGCCCAACGGCGCATCGACCAGCTCAGCGGTGGCCAGATGCGTCGCGTCGTGCTGGCCGGACTCTTGGCGAGATCGCCGCGAGCGCTGATCCTCGACGAGCCGCTGGCGGGATTGGACGTCGCCAGTCAACGCGGCTTGCTGACGCTGCTGGAGCGCTTGCGTCGCGAGCAGGGCCTGACGCTGGTGGTCATTTCGCACGACAGCATCGGCATGGAAGGGATCTGCCCGCGCATGTTGCATTTGCGCGACGGTGTGCTGGAAACGGTGTCGACGACGACGGGCGGTGTGGCATGA
- a CDS encoding energy-coupling factor transporter transmembrane protein EcfT — translation MTETESPPAAQGQTKRQSRPVVLLVPVPGDTVMHRLWAGTKLIVVVGTAVLLTFYPGWVTIGLLGALTVAAVWLAHIPRGALPSVPRWLWLVIGFGFVTAALAGGHPVVSVGGLHVALGGSLHFIRMTALTILLITLGAIVSWTTNVAEIGPALATLGRPFKIFRIPVDEWAAALALALRAFPMLIAEFQVLYAARRLRPKEVPPTRRARRKQQGRELIDLLATAMVVTLRRADEMGDAITARGGAGQLSASPARPKLADWVTLALFIGAGTASVVIETMLHITPI, via the coding sequence ATGACCGAGACCGAGTCACCGCCCGCCGCCCAGGGGCAGACCAAGCGCCAGTCACGTCCGGTTGTGCTGTTGGTTCCGGTGCCCGGCGACACCGTCATGCACCGGTTGTGGGCCGGCACCAAACTGATCGTCGTCGTCGGTACCGCCGTGCTGCTGACTTTCTACCCGGGTTGGGTGACCATCGGACTGCTCGGAGCGCTGACGGTGGCCGCGGTGTGGCTTGCCCACATCCCACGTGGCGCCCTGCCTTCGGTACCGCGCTGGCTGTGGCTGGTGATCGGGTTCGGCTTTGTGACCGCCGCGCTCGCCGGCGGTCACCCCGTGGTTTCGGTCGGCGGACTGCACGTCGCCCTGGGCGGATCCTTGCACTTCATCCGGATGACCGCGCTGACCATCTTGCTGATCACGCTCGGGGCGATCGTGTCCTGGACGACCAATGTCGCCGAAATCGGCCCCGCACTAGCAACTTTGGGCCGCCCGTTCAAGATATTCCGGATCCCGGTCGACGAATGGGCCGCGGCGCTGGCGCTCGCGTTGCGTGCCTTCCCGATGCTGATCGCGGAATTCCAGGTGCTCTACGCCGCCCGCCGGCTGCGTCCGAAAGAGGTGCCTCCCACTCGCCGGGCCCGGCGCAAGCAACAGGGCCGGGAACTGATCGACCTGCTCGCGACGGCCATGGTCGTGACGTTGCGGCGCGCCGACGAGATGGGCGACGCAATCACCGCTCGCGGCGGTGCGGGTCAACTGTCGGCTTCTCCGGCCCGGCCGAAACTGGCGGACTGGGTGACGCTGGCCCTCTTTATCGGGGCCGGGACCGCCTCGGTGGTGATCGAGACAATGCTGCATATCACTCCGATTTAA
- a CDS encoding SRPBCC family protein gives MADIQRTRIIAARVQEVWDVLADFGAIVSWADNVDHSCILSSGAGGAPVGTTRRVQVKRDTLVERITEFDPPHALAYDIEGLPRLLRRVANRWTLAASSDDSTAVTLTSTVEIGPWPPQQLAERVVCQVVARQSDSMLAGLANRLENARV, from the coding sequence GTGGCCGACATCCAGCGAACTCGTATCATTGCCGCTCGCGTGCAAGAAGTCTGGGATGTCCTGGCGGACTTCGGCGCCATCGTTTCCTGGGCCGACAACGTCGACCACTCATGCATCTTGTCTTCGGGGGCCGGCGGAGCACCGGTCGGCACCACCAGACGAGTCCAGGTCAAACGCGACACACTGGTCGAGCGCATCACCGAGTTCGATCCGCCACACGCGCTCGCCTACGACATCGAGGGCCTGCCCCGGCTACTGCGCCGGGTAGCCAACCGCTGGACGCTCGCGGCGAGCTCGGACGATTCGACCGCGGTGACGCTGACCAGCACGGTGGAAATCGGGCCTTGGCCGCCGCAACAGCTTGCCGAACGTGTCGTGTGTCAAGTCGTTGCACGACAGTCCGATTCGATGCTCGCCGGACTTGCGAACCGATTGGAGAATGCGCGTGTCTGA
- a CDS encoding sulfatase-like hydrolase/transferase, with the protein MSDRPDIVILMTDEERAVPPYETPGVLAWRDRILTGRKWFDDHGVSFGRHYTGSLACVPSRPTIFTGQYPDLHGVTQTDGIGKTADDSRMRWLRPGEVPTLGNWFRAAGYDTHYDGKWHISHADLEDPDTGRSLATNDDDGIVDPVAVQRYLDADPLGPYGFSGWVGPEPHGALLGNAGIRRDPLIADRVVAWLTDRYARRRAGDPSALRPFLLVASFVNPHDIVLFPLWSRRSPVKPSPLDPPPVAAAPTADEDLSTKPAAQIAFREAYYSGYGPAPAIDRTYQRGAQRYRDLYYRLHAEVDGPIDRVRRAVTEGGSDDAVLVRTADHGDLLGAHGGLHQKWFNLYDEATRVPFVIARIGARATQPRVVTAPTSHVDLVPTLLGAAGVDITEVAAALADSFSEVHELPGRDLMPVVDGAPADDTRAVYLMTRDNMLEGDSGASGLARRLKQTVNPPAPLRIRVPAHTASNFEGLVVRVDEAGGDGHLWKLVRTFDDPGTWTEPGVRHLAANGIGGEAYRTSPLDDQWELYDLTADPIEAINRWTDPDLHDLRQHLRMQLKQARASSVPERNQPWPYTTRRPASRPARRRMLTFKPRA; encoded by the coding sequence GTGTCTGATCGCCCCGACATCGTCATCCTGATGACCGACGAGGAACGTGCGGTGCCGCCGTACGAGACGCCGGGCGTGCTGGCGTGGCGCGACCGAATACTGACGGGCCGCAAGTGGTTCGACGATCACGGCGTCAGCTTCGGCCGCCACTACACAGGCTCGCTTGCCTGCGTGCCGAGCCGCCCGACCATTTTCACCGGGCAGTACCCGGACTTGCACGGTGTCACCCAGACCGACGGCATCGGGAAAACGGCAGACGATTCCCGGATGCGCTGGCTTCGCCCGGGCGAGGTGCCCACCCTGGGCAACTGGTTTCGCGCGGCGGGATACGACACGCACTACGACGGCAAGTGGCACATCTCGCACGCGGATCTCGAAGACCCGGACACCGGCCGTTCACTGGCGACCAACGACGACGACGGCATCGTCGACCCGGTCGCGGTACAACGCTATCTCGACGCGGATCCGCTTGGGCCGTATGGCTTTTCCGGATGGGTCGGCCCGGAGCCGCACGGGGCGCTGTTGGGCAATGCCGGGATTCGCCGCGATCCGCTGATCGCCGATCGCGTCGTCGCGTGGCTCACCGACCGCTACGCGCGCCGTCGCGCCGGCGACCCGTCCGCGCTGCGTCCGTTCCTGCTCGTGGCCAGTTTCGTCAACCCCCACGACATCGTGCTGTTTCCGCTGTGGTCGCGGCGCAGTCCGGTCAAGCCGTCGCCGTTGGACCCGCCGCCGGTCGCCGCGGCGCCCACCGCCGACGAAGACCTGTCCACCAAGCCTGCCGCGCAAATCGCCTTCCGCGAGGCGTATTACTCCGGCTACGGTCCGGCACCCGCGATCGACCGGACCTACCAGCGCGGCGCGCAGCGCTACCGCGATCTGTACTACCGCCTGCATGCCGAGGTGGACGGCCCGATCGACCGCGTCAGACGGGCCGTCACCGAAGGTGGTTCGGATGACGCCGTTTTGGTGCGCACCGCCGATCACGGTGATCTGTTGGGCGCCCACGGCGGGCTGCATCAAAAATGGTTCAACCTCTACGACGAGGCCACCCGTGTTCCGTTCGTCATTGCCCGCATCGGTGCGCGCGCTACTCAGCCCCGGGTGGTCACGGCGCCGACATCACATGTCGACCTGGTCCCCACGCTGCTCGGCGCAGCCGGGGTCGATATTACGGAAGTGGCTGCCGCACTGGCTGATTCGTTCTCGGAGGTCCACGAACTGCCCGGCCGTGATCTCATGCCGGTCGTCGACGGCGCACCCGCCGACGACACCCGCGCCGTCTACCTGATGACCCGGGACAACATGCTCGAAGGGGATAGCGGCGCATCGGGTCTGGCGCGGCGACTGAAGCAGACGGTCAATCCGCCCGCGCCCCTGCGTATCCGGGTTCCCGCGCACACCGCGTCGAACTTCGAGGGCCTGGTTGTCCGCGTTGACGAGGCCGGCGGCGATGGGCACCTTTGGAAACTGGTTCGTACCTTCGACGACCCGGGAACCTGGACCGAGCCGGGCGTTCGTCATCTGGCGGCCAATGGCATTGGGGGAGAGGCGTATCGGACGTCGCCGCTCGACGATCAGTGGGAGCTCTACGACCTGACCGCCGACCCGATCGAAGCAATCAACCGCTGGACGGATCCCGATCTTCACGACCTGCGGCAGCATCTGCGGATGCAGCTCAAGCAGGCCCGGGCGAGTTCGGTGCCGGAGCGAAATCAGCCCTGGCCCTACACAACTCGCCGGCCGGCGTCTCGGCCCGCGCGGCGCCGGATGCTGACGTTCAAGCCGCGAGCGTAA
- a CDS encoding Lrp/AsnC family transcriptional regulator, giving the protein MDRLDDTDERILTELTEHARATFAEIGEKVNLSAPAVKRRVDRMLDNGVIRGFTTIVDRNALGWNTEAYVQVYCHGTIAPDLLRAAWVEMPEVVSAATVTGTSDAILHVLARDMRHLESALERIRESADIERSESIVVLSNLIDRMRT; this is encoded by the coding sequence ATGGACCGGCTGGACGACACCGACGAGCGCATCCTCACCGAGCTCACCGAGCATGCGCGAGCTACCTTCGCGGAGATCGGCGAGAAGGTGAATTTGTCCGCGCCGGCGGTGAAACGTCGCGTTGACCGCATGCTCGATAACGGCGTGATCAGGGGCTTCACCACGATCGTCGACCGTAACGCGCTCGGCTGGAACACCGAAGCCTATGTGCAGGTGTACTGCCACGGCACGATCGCGCCCGATCTGCTGCGGGCGGCCTGGGTGGAGATGCCCGAGGTGGTCAGCGCGGCGACGGTGACCGGTACGTCCGACGCGATCCTGCATGTGCTGGCCCGCGACATGCGCCACCTGGAGTCGGCGCTCGAACGCATCCGGGAGAGTGCGGACATCGAGCGCAGCGAAAGCATCGTTGTGCTGTCAAACCTGATCGACCGAATGCGAACCTAG
- the ddaH gene encoding dimethylargininase, with the protein MTDYYVADPAPRARPEAWRDAALTRSRTAKTRRYAMTPPTYFAVEYAINPWMDTSAPVDVDVAHAQWEGLRQTYLGLGHRVDIVEPVSGLPDMVYAANGGFVAGEVAIVARFRYEVRAGEAVAYGEWMSSMGYQPVTTRHINEGQGDLLLVGEMVLAGYGFRTDRRAHAEISAALRMPVVSLELVDPRFYHLDTALAVLDDHTIAYYPPAFSVAAQDQLHALFPDAIVVGSADAYVLGLNVVSDGLHVVHPCAATGFAAQLREAGFEPVGVDLSELLKGGGSVKCCTLEVFE; encoded by the coding sequence ATGACGGATTACTATGTCGCCGACCCGGCCCCGCGCGCCCGGCCCGAGGCATGGCGAGACGCCGCCCTCACGCGGTCCAGAACGGCTAAGACTCGTCGGTATGCGATGACGCCGCCGACCTACTTCGCGGTCGAGTACGCGATCAACCCGTGGATGGACACCAGTGCGCCCGTGGACGTCGACGTCGCACACGCGCAGTGGGAAGGCCTTCGGCAGACCTATCTCGGGCTCGGTCATCGCGTGGACATCGTCGAGCCGGTATCCGGTCTGCCCGACATGGTCTACGCCGCCAACGGCGGGTTCGTCGCCGGTGAGGTCGCCATCGTCGCCCGATTCCGCTACGAAGTACGGGCCGGCGAGGCGGTGGCGTATGGCGAGTGGATGTCGTCGATGGGCTACCAGCCCGTCACGACCCGCCACATCAACGAGGGGCAGGGTGACCTGCTGCTGGTCGGCGAAATGGTGTTAGCGGGCTACGGTTTTCGCACCGACCGGCGCGCACATGCCGAGATCTCGGCGGCGCTGCGCATGCCGGTGGTCTCGCTCGAGTTGGTGGACCCGCGGTTCTATCACCTCGATACCGCTCTGGCCGTCCTTGACGACCACACGATCGCCTACTACCCGCCGGCGTTCAGCGTGGCGGCTCAGGATCAACTGCACGCGCTGTTTCCCGACGCTATCGTGGTGGGGAGCGCGGACGCCTACGTGCTTGGCCTCAATGTGGTATCTGACGGCTTGCATGTCGTGCACCCTTGCGCCGCAACGGGTTTCGCCGCACAGTTGCGGGAAGCGGGCTTCGAGCCCGTCGGCGTCGATCTCTCCGAGCTGCTCAAGGGGGGCGGTTCAGTCAAGTGCTGCACATTGGAGGTGTTTGAATGA
- the rocD gene encoding ornithine--oxo-acid transaminase — MTILDHPTSLAGNETENAIGLVERYAAHNYSPLPVVAASADGAWITDVEGRRYLDFLAAYSAVNFGHRNPEITATAHTQLDTVTLVSRAFHAANLGPFCAGLAELCGKDMVLPMNSGAEAVESGLKVARKWGADVKGVPEGCANIVVAENNFHGRTISIVSFSSDPTARGGFGPFTPGFRAVAFGDVAALADAIDENTVAVLLEPIQGESGIIVPPDDYLPAVRALCTRRDVLMIADEIQSGLARTGYTFACDRWGVVPDVYLLGKALGGGVVPLSAVVANRDILGVLHPGEHGSTFGGNPLAAAIGTTVVGMLARGEFQARSAELGAHLHGRLRGLLGDGVVAVRGFGLWAGVDIEPTLASGKQISLRLAERGVLVKDTHGSTLRFAPPLVITEQEIDWAVDQFAGVLREAA, encoded by the coding sequence ATGACGATTCTCGACCACCCGACTTCGTTGGCCGGCAACGAAACCGAGAACGCGATCGGACTCGTCGAAAGGTATGCAGCGCACAACTATTCGCCGCTGCCCGTGGTGGCGGCAAGCGCCGACGGAGCCTGGATCACCGACGTCGAGGGTCGACGTTACCTGGATTTCCTGGCCGCGTATTCGGCGGTCAACTTCGGGCACCGCAACCCGGAGATCACCGCGACAGCGCACACCCAGCTCGACACCGTCACGCTGGTCAGTCGCGCATTCCACGCCGCGAACCTGGGGCCGTTCTGCGCCGGGCTCGCCGAGCTGTGCGGCAAAGACATGGTGCTGCCGATGAACTCGGGCGCCGAAGCCGTCGAGAGCGGTCTGAAGGTTGCGCGCAAATGGGGCGCCGACGTCAAGGGCGTGCCCGAGGGCTGCGCCAACATCGTCGTGGCCGAGAACAATTTCCACGGCCGCACGATCAGCATCGTCAGCTTCTCCTCGGACCCGACGGCCCGGGGCGGCTTCGGTCCGTTCACTCCCGGCTTCCGTGCGGTGGCGTTTGGTGATGTCGCGGCGTTGGCCGACGCGATCGACGAGAACACCGTCGCGGTGCTGCTCGAACCGATCCAGGGCGAGTCCGGCATCATCGTCCCGCCCGACGACTACCTGCCGGCCGTTCGTGCGTTGTGCACCCGACGCGACGTGCTGATGATCGCCGACGAGATCCAGTCGGGCCTCGCGCGCACCGGTTACACGTTCGCCTGCGACCGCTGGGGCGTCGTGCCCGACGTCTATCTGCTCGGCAAGGCGCTGGGCGGCGGCGTCGTTCCGTTGTCGGCGGTGGTCGCAAACCGCGACATCCTTGGTGTGCTGCACCCGGGCGAGCACGGCTCGACGTTCGGGGGCAACCCGCTGGCCGCCGCGATCGGCACCACGGTGGTCGGCATGCTGGCGCGCGGCGAATTCCAGGCCCGCTCGGCCGAATTGGGCGCGCATCTGCACGGGCGGTTGCGCGGACTGCTCGGCGACGGCGTGGTCGCCGTGCGGGGCTTCGGCTTGTGGGCCGGCGTCGACATCGAGCCCACCCTGGCCAGCGGCAAGCAGATCAGTCTGCGCCTGGCCGAGCGCGGTGTGCTGGTCAAAGACACCCACGGTTCGACGCTGCGGTTCGCGCCACCGCTGGTGATTACCGAGCAGGAGATCGACTGGGCGGTCGACCAGTTCGCTGGGGTATTGCGAGAGGCTGCATAA
- a CDS encoding APC family permease gives MPASSISLSQQMLRRRPVVGAPVAYGGTEHLKRGITAFQLTMFGVGSTIGTGIFFVLSQAVPEAGPSVIVSFTIAGIAAGLAAICYAELASAVPVSGSSYSYAYATLGEVVAMAVAACLLLEYGVATAAVSVGWSGYVNKLLHNLFGFELPHALSEAPWDSDPGYVNLPAIILVAMCAVLLIRGASESARVNAIMVMIKLGVLGMFAIIAFTAFDGNQLKDFAPFGVAGIGSAAGTIFFSYIGLDAVSTAGEEVKDPQKTMPRALIAALAIVTAVYVLVALAALGTQPWQAFAGQEDAGLATILDNVTHHGWASTILCAGAVISIFTVTLITMYGQTRILYAMGRDGLLPSRFASINRRTLTPVWNTTIVAIAAGTLGGLVPLDKLADMVSIGTLTAFIVVAVGVIILRVREPDLPRAFKVPFYPVTPVLSVLACGYILASLHWYTWIAFSGWIFVALIFYFVWGRHHSALNSAD, from the coding sequence TTGCCAGCCAGCTCGATCAGTCTGAGCCAACAGATGCTACGGCGCCGCCCGGTCGTCGGTGCGCCCGTAGCTTACGGGGGCACCGAACACCTCAAACGCGGCATCACCGCGTTCCAACTGACCATGTTCGGGGTCGGCTCGACGATCGGCACCGGCATTTTCTTCGTGCTGTCGCAAGCGGTCCCGGAAGCCGGACCGTCGGTGATCGTTTCGTTCACCATCGCCGGGATCGCGGCCGGGCTTGCCGCCATCTGCTACGCCGAATTGGCGTCGGCCGTACCGGTTTCGGGATCCTCGTATTCATACGCGTACGCGACGCTGGGTGAGGTCGTCGCGATGGCTGTCGCGGCCTGCCTGCTGCTCGAATACGGAGTCGCCACGGCCGCGGTCTCGGTGGGCTGGAGTGGCTACGTCAACAAGCTGCTGCACAACTTGTTCGGATTCGAGCTACCGCATGCGTTGTCGGAGGCACCCTGGGATTCGGACCCCGGCTACGTGAATCTGCCGGCGATCATCCTGGTCGCCATGTGTGCGGTATTGCTGATCCGCGGCGCCAGCGAATCGGCGCGGGTCAACGCGATCATGGTGATGATCAAGCTGGGTGTGCTGGGCATGTTCGCGATCATCGCGTTCACGGCTTTCGACGGCAATCAGCTCAAGGACTTCGCCCCGTTCGGCGTTGCGGGGATCGGCTCGGCGGCGGGCACGATCTTCTTCTCGTACATTGGCCTCGATGCGGTGTCGACGGCCGGCGAGGAGGTAAAGGACCCGCAAAAGACCATGCCGCGCGCCCTGATCGCGGCGCTCGCGATCGTCACCGCCGTCTACGTCCTCGTCGCGCTCGCCGCGCTGGGTACCCAGCCGTGGCAGGCCTTCGCCGGGCAAGAGGACGCCGGACTGGCCACCATCCTGGACAACGTGACACACCACGGGTGGGCCAGCACGATTCTGTGCGCGGGAGCGGTGATCTCGATCTTCACCGTCACGCTGATCACAATGTACGGCCAGACCCGCATCTTGTACGCGATGGGCCGCGACGGGCTGCTGCCCTCGCGGTTCGCTTCGATCAACAGGCGCACGCTGACTCCGGTGTGGAACACGACGATCGTCGCCATCGCCGCCGGGACGCTGGGTGGCCTCGTCCCGCTGGACAAGCTGGCGGACATGGTGTCGATCGGGACGCTGACCGCGTTCATCGTCGTCGCGGTCGGCGTGATCATCCTGCGGGTGCGCGAACCGGACCTGCCCCGCGCGTTCAAAGTGCCCTTCTACCCTGTCACGCCGGTACTTTCGGTGCTGGCCTGCGGATACATCCTGGCCAGCTTGCACTGGTACACCTGGATCGCGTTCAGCGGCTGGATCTTCGTGGCCTTGATCTTCTACTTCGTGTGGGGCCGCCACCACAGCGCGCTCAACAGTGCCGATTGA
- a CDS encoding ABC transporter substrate-binding protein, which yields MNRPRSSTLVAGALGLVVVLLAAIAVLLNYSGEPHGNKIVVRVRVWGTPIADAYRQSFAQFNRTHPDIEVRVDLVAYATYFTTLRTDVAGGSADDIFWLSNAYFARYADNDRLLNISRTFSPDTISGWEPAVVDQFTRNGSLWGVPQLTDGGIAVYYNADLLAAAGIDPGQLNSLRWDPNGDDSLRPTAARLTVDASGNSAGTPGFDPGRIRQWGYNAANDAQAIYLNYIGSAGGVFQRGDEFAFDNPKAVAAFRYVVALINDDHVAPPASDTNTNGDFSRNQFLAGRMALFQSGTYNLAAIARDARFRWGIAMLPIGPAGRISVTNGIAAAGNSATKHPDAVRQVLAWMGSSEGNAYLGNQGAAIPAVRSAQQGYFTYWAARGVDVQPFFSVLDGPRIPAPGGPGFAAGDAALQSYFDEMFLGRGDVATTLAQAQAAANAAAQR from the coding sequence GTGAACCGGCCCCGCTCTTCCACGCTGGTCGCCGGCGCGCTCGGACTGGTCGTGGTGCTGCTGGCCGCAATCGCCGTGCTGCTGAACTATTCCGGCGAACCGCACGGCAACAAGATCGTGGTGCGGGTGCGGGTCTGGGGCACTCCGATCGCCGACGCCTACCGGCAGTCGTTCGCGCAATTCAACCGCACGCATCCCGATATCGAGGTGCGGGTCGACCTGGTGGCCTACGCGACGTACTTCACCACGCTGCGTACCGACGTCGCGGGCGGTAGCGCCGACGACATCTTCTGGCTGTCCAACGCCTACTTCGCTCGCTACGCCGACAACGACCGCTTACTGAACATCAGCAGAACCTTTAGCCCAGATACGATCTCGGGCTGGGAACCTGCGGTCGTCGATCAGTTCACCCGCAACGGCTCGCTCTGGGGCGTGCCGCAGCTGACCGACGGCGGTATCGCGGTGTACTACAACGCGGACCTGCTCGCCGCCGCGGGCATCGATCCCGGTCAACTGAACAGCCTGCGGTGGGATCCCAACGGGGACGACAGCCTGCGCCCGACGGCGGCGCGCCTCACCGTCGATGCGAGCGGAAATTCCGCGGGGACACCGGGTTTCGACCCCGGGCGGATTCGACAGTGGGGCTACAACGCGGCCAACGACGCCCAGGCGATCTACCTCAACTACATCGGCTCGGCGGGCGGGGTGTTCCAGCGCGGCGACGAGTTCGCGTTCGACAACCCCAAAGCCGTCGCGGCCTTCCGCTACGTGGTCGCTCTGATCAACGACGACCACGTCGCGCCACCGGCGTCGGACACCAACACCAACGGCGACTTCTCCCGTAACCAGTTCCTGGCCGGACGGATGGCGCTGTTCCAATCCGGCACCTACAACCTCGCGGCGATCGCGCGCGACGCCCGATTCCGCTGGGGCATCGCGATGCTGCCGATCGGGCCCGCGGGCCGGATCAGTGTCACCAACGGCATTGCCGCAGCTGGGAATTCGGCCACCAAGCATCCCGATGCCGTGCGTCAGGTGCTGGCCTGGATGGGCAGCAGCGAAGGCAATGCCTACCTGGGCAATCAGGGCGCGGCGATTCCCGCGGTACGTTCGGCCCAGCAGGGGTACTTCACATACTGGGCGGCGCGCGGCGTCGACGTCCAACCCTTCTTCTCCGTCCTGGACGGCCCGCGCATCCCGGCGCCGGGCGGTCCGGGCTTCGCCGCCGGAGACGCCGCGCTGCAAAGCTATTTCGACGAGATGTTCCTGGGCCGCGGCGATGTCGCGACCACACTCGCGCAGGCCCAGGCGGCGGCCAATGCCGCGGCACAACGTTAG